In Amaranthus tricolor cultivar Red isolate AtriRed21 chromosome 5, ASM2621246v1, whole genome shotgun sequence, a genomic segment contains:
- the LOC130814078 gene encoding probable protein phosphatase 2C 24 — protein MADICCGIVADNGENNPVVESSSSRAARRRRMEIRRFKFVAGVTDCNDYDRDSLTDSTKRQKTEISRECTNNCFVSDERVRDMISEDQDTDDKKFKPKDSVINTISIYEPRPFSAKSVLNIETFNVIPKFGFASVCGRRRDMEDAVAVHPSFFKTENSVASEPSHYFAVYDGHGCSHVAMKCRERMHELVKEELVNSVPEWKVAMERSFSRMDKEAVAWDEGVIGDCRCELQTPECDAVGSTAVVAVVTPEKIIVANCGDSRAVLCRNGKALPLSSDHKPDRPDELNRIQEAGGRVIYWDGPRVLGVLAMSRAIGDNYLKPYVSSEPEVTITDRTSDDECLILASDGLWDVVTNDTACGVARMCLKGKVPPATLTPEVEAITGLGEGLADKVCSDASMLLTKLALARHSTDNVSVVVIDLRKDKSNA, from the exons ATGGCGGATATTTGCTGTGGAATAGTTGCTGATAATGGTGAGAATAATCCTGTAGTTGAATCTTCCTCTTCTCGTGCTGCTAGGAGACGTAGGATGGAAATCAGACGGTTTAAATTTGTAGCTGGTGTTACGGATTGTAATGACTATGATCGAGATTCCCTTACTGATTCGACCAAGAGGCAGAAGACGGAAATCTCTAGGGAATGTACGAATAATTGTTTTGTTTCAGATGAACGTGTACGAGATATGATTTCCGAAGATCAGGATACTGATGATAAGAAATTTAAACCGAAAGATTCAGTTATTAATACGATTTCGATTTATGAACCTAGACCTTTTTCTGCGAAATCAGTTCTCAACATTGAAACATTCAACGTAATACCTAAATTCGGCTTCGCATCAGTTTGTGGAAGACGACGAGATATGGAAGATGCAGTCGCAGTTCACCCGTCGTTTTTCAAAACGGAAAATTCCGTCGCTTCTGAACCGTCGCATTATTTCGCTGTTTATGACGGTCATGGTTGCTCTCAC GTAGCGATGAAGTGCAGAGAAAGAATGCACGAGTTAGTGAAGGAGGAGCTAGTTAACTCAGTTCCAGAATGGAAAGTAGCAATGGAGAGAAGTTTTAGTAGAATGGATAAAGAAGCAGTTGCTTGGGATGAAGGTGTAATTGGTGATTGTCGATGTGAATTGCAAACACCGGAGTGCGACGCTGTAGGATCTACAGCCGTTGTCGCCGTTGTTACTCCTGAGAAGATTATTGTCGCCAATTGTGGTGATTCGCGTGCTGTTCTTTGTCGTAACGGAAAAGCTTTGCCTCTTTCGTCCGATCATAAG ccGGATCGACCAGATGAGTTGAATCGGATCCAAGAAGCGGGTGGTCGAGTGATATATTGGGATGGGCCTCGGGTCCTTGGAGTACTGGCCATGTCTAGAGCTATTG GGGATAACTACTTGAAGCCATACGTGAGCAGTGAGCCAGAGGTAACAATAACTGACCGAACATCGGACGATGAGTGCTTGATATTAGCAAGTGACGGATTATGGGATGTTGTAACCAACGACACAGCGTGTGGGGTGGCGAGAATGTGCTTAAAAGGCAAAGTACCACCGGCAACATTGACTCCGGAGGTAGAAGCAATCACGGGTTTAGGTGAAGGACTGGCCGATAAAGTATGTTCCGATGCTTCGATGTTGCTTACCAAGTTAGCTTTAGCTAGGCACAGCACGGACAACGTAAGTGTTGTTGTCATTGATCTAAGGAAAGATAAGAGTAACGCCTAA